A stretch of the Acyrthosiphon pisum isolate AL4f chromosome A2, pea_aphid_22Mar2018_4r6ur, whole genome shotgun sequence genome encodes the following:
- the LOC100160011 gene encoding uncharacterized protein LOC100160011 produces MTTRHKFLLLAATLLAFYGTAGAQSRGAAGPVGRSICDTCACTPDNVTPVTVNCTCTKTKLLIVREQDTAILSSVRDLTLASCGFVSLPSSGLSSSTSLARVTVRDMKLFHYTAGLFPALESLSVEDVGELVLDGFGPANRTLRHLTLRRTTVLRLVKGTVTAAAPLRRVLFDRVDVDEIESGALDMSFVSDSDNGQQAAADGFTVVDSTIKSVQTGGVTVRSGAVRILNSTLDDLASGAVVVDDARGGIRLSGNRLGEMTGDSVSAIRWDGDASVHVDGNVFRTLPADMQLLRSERPAEFVGNDVDSVDLSPFLFGLGPVVRASDNRFTCDCDPRRISVLKLNQVFPGLMQPDTDSRFARLLAENYCRQPANTTLAGYRDLLVREIACKGANLTVVQPPHSSTAQSPPSRDTAAPNHGNTVGTATAVYVTAAAVATSLLLRNLSVS; encoded by the exons ATGACGACGCGTCATAAGTTTCTACTATTGGCGGCAACGCTTTTGGCCTTTTACGGTACCGCTGGAGCTCAATCACGCGGCGCCGCCGGGCCAGTCGGCCGGAGCATTTGCGACACTTGCGCGTGCACTCCCGACAACGTCACTCCCGTCACGGTCAACTGCACATGTACGAAGACAAAA CTGCTGATCGTCCGGGAACAGGACACCGCGATCCTGTCGTCCGTCAGGGATTTGACACTGGCCAGTTGCGGCTTCGTGTCGCTGCCGTCGTCCGGGCTGTCGAGCTCGACATCGCTGGCCCGCGTCACGGTGCGTGACATGAAACTGTTCCATTACACGGCCGGCTTGTTCCCGGCACTAGAGAGCCTGTCCGTCGAGGACGTCGGCGAGCTGGTTCTCGATGGTTTCGGGCCAGCCAACCGGACGCTCCGTCACCTGACGCTCCGCCGCACCACCGTACTCAGGCTGGTCAAGGGCACTGTGACGGCAGCCGCACCGCTGCGCCGGGTCCTGTTCGACCGGGTGGACGTGGACGAGATCGAATCTGGAGCGCTGGACATGTCGTTCGTCAGCGACAGTGACAACGGCCAACAGGCGGCCGCCGACGGGTTCACAGTCGTTGATTCTACG ATCAAATCGGTGCAGACGGGTGGCGTAACGGTACGGTCTGGCGCCGTCAGGATCCTGAACAGCACGCTGGATGACTTGGCGTCCGGCGCTGTGGTGGTGGACGACGCGCGCGGCGGCATCCGGCTGTCCGGCAACCGTCTGGGCGAGATGACGGGCGACAGCGTGTCCGCGATCCGGTGGGACGGTGACGCGTCTGTACACGTGGACGGAAACGTGTTCCGCACACTTCCGGCTGACATGCAGCTCCTTCGGTCCGAGCGGCCCGCCGAGTTCGTCGGAAACGACGTGGACAGCGTGGATCTGAGTCCGTTCCTTTTCGGGCTGGGGCCCGTTGTCCGGGCGTCTGACAACCGGTTCACATGTGACTGTGACCCGCGACGCATTAGCGTGCTGAAGCTCAACCAGGTGTTCCCGGGCCTGATGCAGCCGGACACCGACAGCCGGTTTGCCCGTTTGCTGGCGGAAAACTACTGCCGGCAGCCGGCCAACACTACGCTTGCCGGTTACAGGGACTTGCTAGTCAGGGAGATTGCATGCAAGGGCGCCAACTTGACCGTGGTCCAGCCACCTCACTCGTCAACGGCCCAGTCACCACCGTCCAGGGACACCGCGGCCCCTAACCATGGTAACACGGTCGGTACCGCCACTGCCGTGTACGTTACCGCAGCCGCCGTCGCCACTTCGTTGCTGCTGCGTAACCTCTCGGTCAGCTGA